In one Flammeovirga yaeyamensis genomic region, the following are encoded:
- a CDS encoding DEAD/DEAH box helicase: protein MTFNFDQFKSVEKQFEGVNQTTLDIYTTVLLTVGFRGEARSIVEGIITPYFSDQTRSAQKRSVQQACEEMEVLGMITPFQVQNGKYYHANSLEHFLFAVYHFSKRKDALVSECLSILQSTLPPYVESWGRSEFKLENALRDFILSDGQLQYIFTQYLNFDGVGSNYKMNLFFGYHTLVQFGYFETQRFFDLDADIKNRLPFILLKEIENGDADLNLIEPLIPSVIHDTVLQTYIKEYISVCRLDIDASTLKLSDDIEVDLSQHKSEALFLSKKYKEALALYLYEAGIKDASKEKTKKSSKGWSFNSVDKEATLGVLILKLQADDIQVQRNRYNSTAAKKENFNTKLAHIVLDLQMIYRNNSAIDCEHDRYSLKNLAIELITNRSIKLHPFILANVAWLLAKVFGKEFNLSPLDFSIIPEQVLKFSKYGYEWYASILAEAHQALKEEGYDDEFELEYLINDEFVKITEFLSVSEEEEWEVVLKKINTLAEDFKKNKKQASKGKSESRLLWVVADHQLYVQPMEQTKLKSGKWSKPKKISDRKLMTKQIKGMLDIDQDILSKAVKTYGRGYVDYDVLEVWKLLPGHPNVVLESDDNVSVIVEKRPMELHITEYKDTYKLFFDKDVNIDFPVKRETATRVIYYDVDKNVKSWSVNFPTDVIIPKSAKEQLKTVVASLGHSINVHSHVEEIQEELPEVMADNTIHALLSPRGNNILLEIFMKPYKTHPPYVTPAKGKEVLVEEIDRERTRCKRNLKQEEEIISQFFYHRPHLEMTHDGHFAWELRDREETLNTLLELQKGDVQPVVEWPKGARFKLLGNVSGSNINMQIQNKKRDWFAIGGDVQINEEVVVSLTDLMKQFRNDPNSKYVEIKENEFVALTDNLRKQLQALTSIGVEDKLEFRVHRMASYGVLNALSKEALVRADDSWTTLQSKIEETNGKVYPLPTTLQADLRDYQQDGYQWLSRLATWGGGACLADDMGLGKTLQGLALMLDKASDGPSLVIAPTSVTFNWVSEIRKFAPTITPKLLSASADRDQLIKDAKEYDIIICSYGLLQTNYKKMVEKDWNIVLLDEAQAIKNKTTKRSQVAMQLNGKMRVITTGTPIENNLAELWNLFEFINPGLLGNWESFNKNFILRITESGDEHHAKSAKKVLRKLIAPFILRRKKSEVLDELPPKTESVLSVDFNDDELTLYEAHRRTALEEIEGILQSKEQKDATLQVLAELTKLRQLCCHPQLIDHTWTLQGSKIKLLLETLHELKKGGHRALIFSQFVGFLQLIKNAIEDEGFTYQYLDGSTPLKKREKGISDFQKGLGDVYLISLKAGGTGLNLTAADYVIHMDPWWNPAVEDQATDRAHRIGQDRPVTVYRMITKNTIEEKMIALHSDKRELADDLLSGTSKASKLNTQELLKLLQANETLLKP from the coding sequence ATGACTTTCAATTTTGATCAATTTAAATCTGTAGAAAAACAGTTTGAAGGTGTCAATCAAACTACTCTCGATATTTATACAACCGTTCTCCTCACTGTTGGTTTCAGAGGGGAAGCACGCAGTATTGTCGAAGGAATTATTACACCTTATTTTTCAGATCAGACACGATCAGCACAAAAGAGGTCGGTGCAACAAGCCTGTGAAGAAATGGAAGTTTTGGGGATGATTACCCCTTTTCAGGTACAAAACGGCAAGTATTATCACGCCAATTCTTTAGAACATTTTCTATTTGCAGTTTATCATTTTTCTAAGAGAAAAGATGCACTGGTATCAGAGTGCCTAAGCATTTTGCAATCGACTCTCCCTCCATATGTAGAATCATGGGGTAGATCTGAGTTTAAATTGGAAAATGCTTTAAGGGATTTTATCCTTTCTGATGGTCAGCTTCAATATATTTTTACTCAGTATTTGAATTTTGATGGGGTAGGTTCAAACTATAAAATGAATCTGTTCTTTGGTTATCATACGCTAGTTCAGTTTGGTTATTTCGAGACCCAAAGATTCTTTGATTTAGATGCGGACATCAAGAATCGATTGCCATTTATTCTTTTAAAAGAGATTGAAAATGGAGATGCAGATCTAAATCTTATCGAACCATTAATTCCATCTGTCATTCATGATACTGTCTTACAAACCTATATCAAGGAGTACATATCAGTTTGTCGATTGGATATTGATGCTTCCACTCTAAAATTATCTGATGATATTGAAGTTGATCTTAGCCAACATAAAAGTGAAGCGCTCTTCTTATCAAAAAAATATAAAGAAGCTTTGGCCTTATATCTTTATGAGGCAGGGATTAAAGACGCATCAAAAGAAAAAACAAAGAAGAGTTCAAAAGGGTGGTCGTTCAATAGTGTAGATAAAGAAGCAACATTAGGAGTTCTTATTTTAAAACTACAAGCCGACGATATTCAAGTCCAAAGAAATAGATACAATTCTACCGCAGCCAAAAAAGAAAACTTCAATACTAAATTAGCTCATATTGTTCTGGATCTTCAGATGATCTACAGAAACAATAGTGCAATAGATTGTGAGCACGATCGCTATTCTTTAAAGAATTTAGCCATCGAATTAATCACGAATAGATCCATCAAATTACATCCTTTTATCTTAGCCAATGTTGCTTGGTTATTGGCTAAAGTATTTGGAAAGGAATTCAATTTATCGCCTTTAGATTTTAGTATCATTCCAGAACAGGTGTTGAAATTCTCTAAATACGGTTATGAATGGTATGCTTCGATTTTAGCCGAGGCACATCAGGCATTAAAGGAGGAAGGCTACGACGATGAGTTCGAACTGGAATATTTAATTAACGATGAATTTGTAAAGATTACCGAGTTCTTATCTGTCTCTGAAGAAGAAGAGTGGGAAGTGGTATTGAAGAAAATCAATACACTAGCGGAAGACTTTAAGAAGAATAAGAAACAAGCCTCAAAAGGAAAATCAGAATCTCGATTACTTTGGGTAGTGGCCGATCATCAATTGTATGTTCAGCCTATGGAACAAACCAAATTGAAATCAGGTAAATGGTCCAAACCCAAGAAAATATCTGATCGTAAATTGATGACCAAGCAGATCAAAGGCATGTTGGACATCGATCAGGATATTCTATCAAAAGCGGTAAAAACGTATGGTAGAGGATATGTAGATTATGATGTTTTGGAAGTATGGAAACTACTTCCTGGTCATCCCAATGTGGTTTTAGAAAGTGATGATAACGTTTCTGTGATTGTCGAAAAACGACCGATGGAATTGCACATCACAGAATATAAAGACACCTATAAATTATTTTTTGATAAAGACGTCAACATTGATTTCCCAGTAAAAAGGGAAACAGCCACCAGAGTAATTTATTATGATGTAGATAAAAACGTCAAGTCATGGTCGGTCAATTTTCCTACTGATGTGATCATTCCAAAATCGGCGAAAGAACAATTAAAAACGGTCGTGGCTTCTTTGGGGCACAGTATCAATGTGCATTCTCATGTAGAGGAAATCCAAGAGGAGTTACCAGAAGTGATGGCCGATAATACCATACATGCTTTATTGTCTCCAAGAGGGAATAACATCCTTTTAGAGATCTTTATGAAGCCTTATAAAACGCATCCTCCTTATGTAACTCCAGCAAAAGGAAAGGAGGTTTTAGTAGAGGAGATTGATAGAGAACGCACAAGATGCAAGCGTAATTTAAAGCAGGAAGAAGAAATAATTTCTCAGTTCTTCTATCATCGACCTCATTTGGAAATGACACACGATGGTCATTTTGCCTGGGAGTTGAGAGATAGAGAAGAGACATTAAACACCTTACTCGAATTGCAGAAAGGTGATGTTCAACCCGTAGTAGAGTGGCCAAAAGGAGCACGATTTAAGCTATTGGGTAATGTATCGGGGAGCAACATCAATATGCAAATCCAAAACAAGAAAAGAGATTGGTTTGCCATTGGTGGAGACGTTCAGATCAACGAGGAAGTGGTGGTTTCATTAACTGACTTAATGAAACAATTCCGTAACGATCCGAACAGTAAATATGTAGAGATCAAAGAAAATGAATTCGTAGCCCTTACCGATAATTTAAGAAAACAATTACAAGCCCTAACAAGTATTGGGGTCGAAGATAAATTAGAATTTAGAGTCCACCGAATGGCTTCTTATGGGGTGCTGAATGCATTATCAAAAGAAGCTTTGGTGAGAGCCGACGACTCTTGGACTACCCTTCAATCTAAAATTGAAGAGACCAACGGGAAAGTCTATCCACTACCAACTACTTTACAAGCCGATTTAAGAGATTACCAACAAGACGGTTATCAGTGGTTATCACGTTTAGCCACTTGGGGTGGAGGTGCTTGTTTGGCTGATGACATGGGTCTGGGTAAAACATTACAAGGTCTAGCACTAATGCTCGATAAAGCATCAGATGGTCCTTCTTTAGTGATCGCTCCAACTTCTGTAACGTTCAACTGGGTGAGTGAAATCAGAAAGTTTGCACCGACAATCACGCCTAAATTATTATCAGCTTCAGCGGATAGAGATCAACTGATTAAAGACGCTAAGGAGTATGATATCATCATTTGTAGTTATGGATTGCTTCAAACCAACTACAAGAAAATGGTAGAGAAAGATTGGAACATCGTACTACTTGATGAAGCCCAAGCCATTAAAAATAAAACTACGAAGCGTTCTCAAGTAGCCATGCAATTGAATGGTAAAATGAGAGTGATTACTACAGGTACGCCTATTGAAAATAACTTGGCCGAACTGTGGAATTTATTCGAATTCATCAATCCAGGCTTACTCGGAAATTGGGAATCGTTCAACAAGAACTTTATCTTAAGAATTACCGAATCAGGTGATGAACACCATGCAAAGTCAGCCAAAAAAGTACTTAGAAAACTAATTGCACCATTCATCCTTCGTCGTAAGAAAAGCGAAGTATTGGATGAACTTCCTCCAAAAACAGAATCGGTATTGTCTGTCGATTTCAACGACGATGAACTTACTTTATACGAAGCACATCGCCGAACTGCACTTGAAGAAATCGAAGGCATTCTGCAATCCAAAGAGCAAAAAGATGCCACACTTCAAGTATTGGCAGAACTCACAAAACTACGTCAATTATGTTGTCACCCTCAACTGATAGATCATACTTGGACGTTGCAAGGAAGTAAAATCAAACTCCTTTTAGAAACCCTCCACGAACTAAAGAAAGGCGGACACAGAGCCCTCATTTTTAGTCAGTTTGTAGGCTTTTTACAACTAATCAAAAATGCCATCGAAGACGAAGGTTTCACCTATCAATATTTAGACGGATCGACACCGCTTAAGAAAAGAGAAAAAGGCATCTCCGATTTCCAAAAAGGTTTAGGCGATGTTTACCTCATTTCACTCAAAGCCGGAGGCACAGGTCTAAACCTCACCGCAGCCGATTATGTTATCCATATGGACCCATGGTGGAACCCGGCAGTAGAAGATCAAGCCACCGACAGAGCCCACCGTATTGGCCAAGACCGACCAGTGACTGTTTACCGCATGATCACCAAAAACACCATCGAAGAAAAGATGATCGCCCTCCACTCCGACAAAAGAGAACTTGCCGACGACCTACTATCGGGAACGTCTAAGGCGTCGAAGCTCAATACGCAAGAGTTATTGAAGTTGTTGCAGGCGAATGAGACGTTGTTGAAACCGTAG